The Candidatus Omnitrophota bacterium DNA window AAATTCTATCACCTAGAATTGCCAATCTCGGCAAATAACCCCAATCCTCTAATACTCCTAGAATCAAATAAAAACTAAAAATGTAAGGTAAAACCATTGCTACTGGAACATATAACCCGGTAGTCAAAATACCAAAAGAAACACCATAGTCTATACTCCCCTCGATTAGATTGCCGATAAAAATATCGTGAAGGAAGCTCCCCTCCTTTAATAAAAGACTTAGCTTCATAATTAAGGGAGTATAAATATTATTGAAAAAAGGATTAAAAACATAGTTAATTAACCCTTCACCAAGAAACCTAATTATCAAAAATGATAAAAACACGATAAAGCCGGCAATAAAAAAAGAAAACGGAGGTTTAATGCTTAAATCTTGCAAGATATCTAGAAAGCTATGATGACGATGAGTGAGTTTCTGAACTTGGGAAACTAAATCGCCAATCTCAACCCAAATCGGATTTTTAACCTTCTTTAAAGGAGAGGTGCTTGCCTGATCGATTCTTTGGACTAAGTCCTTAATTCCTTCACCGCTAAGCGCACAGGTAGCCACTACCGGAACACCTAATAATTTCTCTAGTTTAACTTTGTTAATCTCAATACCTTTATGCTTTGTTTCATCCCACATATTAAGCACCACCTGCATTGGTGTATCGGTTTTTCGAATCAACTCTAAAGTTAGATAAAGATTCCTTTCTAGATTGGTAGCATCAATTATGTTAATAATTAAATCTGCCTCTTTAAGCAACTCTACTGATACCTTTTCTGCTTTACTGGTAGGCTTTAAGCTATAGGTACCCGGGGTATCAATTATCTCGGCTTCAATGTTAAAAAATTTCATGGTACCTTTAGTAAAGGTAACTGTGGTTCCTGGATAGTTAGAAGCAATCACCTTTGTTCCGGTTAGACGCGAAAAAATTACGCTTTTGCCTACGTTAGGATTTCCAATTAAAACTACTTTCATAACTCACCTACGATAACTTTCACCGCCAGGCCACGACCGAGAGCAATCTCGGTTTGACCGGCTTTTACAATTATTGGACCATGGGTAAACATACCTCTAATTTTTTTAACTATTACCCCTTCCCTAAGGCCTAAGTTTTTAAGTTTCTCCTGAGAATTCTTGCCTCCATCTATACTCACTACCTTTGCCGCTTGGCCGTCTTTTAGTTCAACTAAATTTAACATTATTTACACTCCTTACAAATACCAACAATCCTTAAAGTATGCTTAAAAGCTTTGAAGCTTTTTTTGCGACAAGCTTGATCTTGTAATTTTTCTATATTTTTATCCTCAAATTCGATTATCTTCCCGCAGCGTAAGCAATAAAGGTGATCATGATGCTTATCGTTACCGGAAACTTCATAGATCTTAAAGCCTTTACCTAAATCAATTGCCTCTAAGATTCCTTTTTCGTAAAAAAGCTTAAGGGTCCGGAAGGTGCTAGCTCGAGAAGCCTTACTATTTTTCCGCCGAAGATTTCTTAAAACATCTTCGGCGGAAAAATGTCTCTTTCTCAAAGAAAAAATCAACTTAGCGATTTCAGCTCTGGCTTGGGTACTTCGAATATTATGCTTTAACAATAAATCCATAACTCTTCTGTTTATTGAGACTGAGTCTCAATTATACTCTAAACCCAAAAACTGTCAACAAAATATCTAATAATAATCGGGAGGGTTAACTAGCGTTTTCTAAAGAATCAACTTGTCGCTGGAGTTCAATTACTTTAGTTGAAATGAATTTTTTCAAGGATCGCCTTTCGATAAAACCTTCCATGACCCCTGCGTTATTCGTAACCGGCACGTATTCAAGATTATACCTATCAATTAACTCCTTAACCGAGAGTAATAATGACTCCGGCCGAACTGAGTCCACCGGGGGTTCCATAAAATCTACGGCTAAAAGTAAATCATTTAAACCAGTAGCCATAAATATGTTTCTTATATTATCAATGCTAATGATACCAAGAAGTTTTTTATTCTTATCGACAACCGGATAATGTGAATTGTCGCTTGCGCTAAAAATATTCAAAATTTCAGCTAAAGGTGTATTTTTATATATTAATGGCGGATTCTTATCCATTACTTCTGCGGCCAAAGTCTTGTCCATCAAATCCTCTTCACTAATATTCAAGCCAACTTCTTTGGCTTTAATCATTGCTAATTTAGTTAGGGCCGGACCGACCAATTGCAAAATAAAAGTAGTGCCGGTAATAACTATGACTATGGTATTACCAATATCGCCAGGGAAGTATTGAGCGGCCAAAATAGATAAACCAATAGCTACCCCAGCCTGGCTAAATAAACCTAAAGGTAGATAACGCTGAACTGTTTTCGGTGCTCCGGAAATACGGGCACCAAAACGAGCGCCAAATGTTTTTCCGAGCATAGTGCCAACTACATATATTCCTACCAGCAGAACCGTCGAAGGAACCATCTGGCCAAGATTTAATTTTGCACCCACCAGAACAAAAAAAAGTACATATATCGGTGGAGTAAAGGCTCCAACCAGTTTAAAAACGTCTTTACTTTTGCGCGGGCTGTAGTTAGTGGCAATCACTCCCAAAGTCATTACCGCTAACAGCATATCCACATGTATAGCCAGAGATAAACCAGCAACTAACAACACTATGCCGACAGAAAAAGCCAGCAGCCTAGCTTCTTCGGAATACTTCTTAAGAATACTAATTAACCCTAATCCGGAAAGGCAACCCACCATAATAGCCCCGCCTACCTCATACAAAGGCCAAAGAAAAGCGGTCCAAAAAGTAGTATTTACTTTGCCGATTAGGGCTCCGGCAATGCTTGAAGCAATAACAAAAAGTAACAGGGCCAGACCATCATCTAAGGCGACTATGGCCAAAATAGAACGAGTCAGAGGTCCGCGAGTTTTGTACTCACGCAATACTTCGGTGGTTGTAGCCGGGTCAGTAGCTGAAGCAATAGCACCAAAAAGCAAAGCCATAGCAAAAGACATTCTCCAATCTCCAAATAAAAACAAACCAGCAAAACCAATCAATAAGCTAACCAGAAGAAAAGGGCCAATGCCTTCACAAAAAAGAATAGTCATCATCTGTCGGCCATATTTAGAAAATACTTCTTTTTTTAACTCACCGCCAACCATGAAACCAATTAAACCTAAGGCAAAATAGTTAAACGGCTGTAAAGCCGAAACTACACTTTGGTCAACCATTCCTAAGCCTGATTCTCCAATAGCTAAACCAATAGCTATATAACCTACCACTTGGGGTATTTTCAGTTTTTGGAATAGCCGACCTCCGATAGTTCCGCCAAAAAGAGCTAGACCTAAAAGAAATAACATATTCAGATGGGGCAATGAGACTTTGGATAAAAAAGCGCTAAATTGTTCTAACATAGATTAAATAAAAGGATTAATTAGTTTAAGCAAATATTAAACACCTAGGAGTGATTTTGTCAACAAAATAAAGAATAGCCATAATCGACAAAAAACTTAAAGACATTTAATTATTCGGTAAGTCTTTTTTAAAATGTTCCGTAAATCGCTAATCTTTATTGATAAAGGTAAATAAAAATATACGATATTACCTAAAGGGCGCAGGATAACCCCCTGCCTCAAGCCTTCCCGATAAATTTTAAGACCAATTCTCTCCTTAAAGCTAAACTGTTTTTTGGTTTTCTTGTTCTTAACTAACTCTAAAGCCCCAATCATTCCTTTATAACGCAGGTCTCCAACCAATTTTAGTTCTCGAAAATTTTCTAGCCCTTTATGAAATTCTGGCAACAACTGGTTAACTCTCTCTAATGTCCGCTCTTGTTTAAACAAAGCTAAACTAGCTAAGGCAGCTGAACAAGCGATTGGATTAGCAGTATAGGTATGGCCATGATAAAAAGTTTTCTTCTTTTCATAGTCAGCACAAAAAGCTTTAAATATTTTTTCAGTAGTTAAGGTTATCGCTAAAGGCAGATAGCCAGAGGTTATTCCTTTGGAAAGACAAATAAAGTCTGGCTTTGTCTTTGTATGTTCACAAGCAAACATCTTTCCGGTTCGGCCAAAACCAGTTGCAACTTCATCTAAAATCAAATGAACCTTATATTTTTTAGCAAGCCGGGATACTTTTTTCAAATACTGTTCAGGATAAATAATCATTCCCCCGGCAGCCATAACTAACGGCTCTAAAATTATCGCAGCCACTTCCCGGCTTTTTTTCTTTAACAACTGCTCAAGAGTATTAGCACATTCCATATTACAAGTTGATCTTTCTTTATTTAAAGGGCAACGGTAGCAATAAGGCGAGGGAACCTTAAAACTCTTAAAAAATAAAGGTTTAAACATCTGATTAAATAAATCTACCCCACCCACACTCATTGCACCGATAGTATCGCCATGATAACCATGATCGAGTGAAATAAACTTTGTCTTATTTATCTTGCCTAGATTCTGCCAATACTGAAAAGATATCTTAAGTGCTACTTCTACTGCGGTTGAACCATTATCAGAGTAAAAAACCTTAGTAAGATTACTCGAAGTAATTGAAACTAACTTTTCAGCTAACTCAATGGCCGACCGATGGGTAAATCCAGCAAACAAAGTGTGATCCAAAAACTTTAGCTGCTTAGTTATCGCTGAATTTATTTTAGGATGGTTATGACCGTGAATATTGCACCACCAGCTGGAAATAGTATCGTAATAAGACTTACCCTTTACATCGTAGAGCTTTACTCCTTTTGCCCGAGCAATTAAAATCGGTGGGTATTTACGGCAATCCTTCATCTGAGTATAAGGATGCCAAATATATTTTGAATCTTTTTTTATCCAATGATTCATATCAACTTTTTTCCGATAGGAATAAATTTTTTATACAAAAAATTCTTACTTCTAGAGTAAGGCAAAATACCTAAGATCTTTTCTTGGCTAATTGCTTTTACTATCTGAGGATTATCTTTTACTACAATCTTGTTTTCTTTTGGCTTTAAATTATTAAAAACCAGGCCGATTATTTTCATCTTTCTTTTCCTTATTGCCTCAATGGTCAAAAGAGTATGGTTGATAGCCCCTAATTTATTAGCTACAACGACTATTGTAGGGAGATTTAGATCTTTGGCGATGTCAATTACCAATCTTTTTTTGCTAAAAGGCACTAAAGCTCCACCGATTCCTTCAACTATTACAAAATCAAAATTTTTAGCTAAAAGCTTAAAACTTCTTTTGATCTTAACTTCTTGAATGCTCCTCTTCTCGCTCCTAGCGGCTAAATGTGGCGAAGCTGGAAACTTAAAGCGATAGGTTCTAGTTAAAGGGCAGGGCTTATTTAGATTCCGGCATCCGGTTTCGATCCACTTCTGGGTTGCAACTCGATAACTTTTTTCCTTTAAGAATCTTGCCAACAAACTAGTTACAATAGTTTTGCCTACTCCGGTATCGGTTCCAGTTACAAAAATACCGTTCATTTTACCCCCCGACAAAAATAAACTTGATAAGTCACGTTAATCTTGTTAAATTTAGCTAAATATATTTTCTCAATTGCCGCAATTTTGCTCTTAGTCCAAAAACCCTGCCGAGAGCTGCCTCTGACGCCGGTATATTTTATTTTTTCTAATAGCTCCTTCAACGAACCATGACTTTCTTTGTAGGTTTCTTCCTCTATCTTAACTTTCCTTAAACTAGCCTCAAGGAAACTATCTATTTTCTCTTTGTCCGGAAAATTAGCCGCAGGTAATGGCGAACTATTCTGAGAAAACTCTTTCAACGAACTTTGAAGTTCGCAAAAAGTGTTCGGACCGAAAGTAGAAAATAAAATCAGGCCCTCGTCTTTTAAAAATTTAGTATATTTTTTCAAAACCCTGGCTAAATTATCAAACCACTGAAAAGTTGCGTTCGAACTTATTAAATCAAATTCCTCGTTAAAATCAGTTGTTTCAGCATCAGCAGTAATGAATTCAATATCTTTACTCCTCAACTTAGTTTTAGAAACCCCAACCATCTCTTTAGATATATCAATCGCTTTTATCTGCGCCTTGGGAAAACACTCCTTAAGTAAGCTGGTATAATTTCCAGTTCCACAACCAATATCTAATATTTTATTAAACTTTTTAGCCTCCGCTATTTTAATCAATTTTAAACCAGAGAGGCCCTGGACTGTCGAATAACAATCATAAACCTTGGCATACCTTGAAAAATTACGTCTTACAATTTCCTTATTAATCATAAATATCCAGCTACATCCTTTTCCAAAAAAACTGCATGCCCGGCTCCTTTCACTAAGATAAATTCCGCCTGAGGCAAGTTATCTTTAATATCCTTAACTTCGGCCAAAGGAACGATTTTATCATTCTCGCCTTGGATAATTACTACCTGGTTCAAAACTCTTAAGCCCGAGACATCTATTTCAGTTTGCTCTAAGTAATTTAACCCTTCAAGCAAAAAAGATAAATCTAAATCCTTAAGATAATCTTTCATCAGACCCTTTCTAAACTTAAGACTTGTTTTTTGATTAGAAAAACACTGGCTGTAGAACCTAGAAAGATACCCCTTTTTACTTCGCTTAAGAAAATTTCTTATTTCTGCTAATTGAATTGCCGGATATTTATTTCTTATACCTACTAAAATAAGCTTATCTACAATTTGAGGAAACTTGGCACTAAAATTTGCGGCTAAAAGTCCTCCCAGAGACCAACCAAAAAAAGAAAGGCGACTTATCTTATTGTCTCGAATTACTTTAAGCAGTTTCCGTTCAAAATCAAAAGGAGAGCAAAAAAAAGGAATTAAATAATTAAAGTTTAGATCTAAAGAATCAAAAATCCTATAGTCGCTGGCCCAACCAGGAACTAAAACCATCAATTCTCGACTCCCTCGATCGATATACTTAAAACTGTCTGTTGATTGAAATGACATCATTGATTAACTTATCTAATATCTGTTTTTTATGCTCGCTGGTCAACGAAAACCGCAAGCGAGCCTCATTCTTAGGCACAGTAGGTGGCCTTATCGGAAGAACCCAATAGCCCCTAGACTTAAGCTCCTGACTTATTTTAACCGATCTTTGACTGTCGCCGACAATCCAAGGTATTATCTGAGAAGCACCTCTCAATTCAAGCCCCTGTTTCTTTAGCTGATTATAAAAATAGTCAGCATTATCAAGAAGGGTTTTCCTCCTGAATGGCTCAGTCGCTACCAAATCTAAACTAGCTAGGTTGGAAGCTATGACCGAAGCCGGCAAGGCTGTAGAATAAATAAAACTGCGACACTTATTTATTAAGTATTGCTTTACTTTTTCTGAGCAAGCAAGATAAGCCCCAAAACTTCCCAAGGCCTTAGAAAAAGTTCCCATTATTAAATCGACTCTATCAGCTAAATTATATTCTTCAACTAGACCTGAGCCATTTTGGCCAAATATTCCGGTAGCATGAGCTTCATCAACCATTAACTTACAGTTGTACTTATCTTTTAATATAACAATTTCCGAAATGTTAGCCTTGTCACCATCCATACTAAAAACAGTCTCAGTAATTATCGCCGCCGCCTTGAATTTATTTCTTTCTTTTTTTAAAAGCATCTTAAGATGATCTAAGTCATTGTGCTGAAACCGAAATAATTTGGCACCGGAAAGACTTATCCCATCAATTATACTGGCATGACTTAGACGATCAGAAAAAATAACATCGCCTCTTCCCCAAAGAGCACTGACTATACCTAAATTAGCCTGATAACCAGAGTTGAAAACTAAAGCCGCTGGCTTACCCTTAAATACTGCTAGTCTCTCCTCTAATTGATGGAAAATTTCTAAGTCGCCGCTTAAAAGACGTGAGGCTGAGGAACCGGTACCGAATTGATCCAGGGCCTTTTTTGAGGCCACCTTTAGCTTAGGGTGGCTGGACAAACCTAGGTAGTCGTTCGACGAAAAATCAACATACTCCCGAGAGTCAATCCAAATAGTCCCTTTCAATCTAAGACTGGCCGGACTTAAAGTCCTCAGGAGATTATTATCTTTTTGTATTTTAAAAAAATCTTCTATTTTCTCCATAAATCCTCTATTTGCTTAATCAACTTATAATCTTCTTTTGGCTTCTGACCCTTAACCGTGAGATAGCCACCAATCAACATACCATTGGCTCCAGCCATAAAACCTTGACTCTGATGATCCTTTAATATTGTTTCCCGACCAGCCGCTATCTTGATAATCTTATCTTTTAAAATTATTCTAAAAATACATATTGTCCTTATCGCATCCTCATAAGTTATTGGCTTAATTGACTCTAGGGGTGTTCCTTTAATCGGAACCAAAAAATTTATTGGCACTGAATCAGCATTAAGCTCTTTTAAAATATAAGCCATATCAAATCTATCCTGCCAGCTCTCACCCATGCCAACTATTCCGCCGCTACAAACTTCTAAGCCAACCTCTTTTGCTGCTTTTATAGTATCAACTCTTTCCTTAAAGCTGTGAGTAGAAACAATTCGAGGATAAAAATTTTCTGAAGTTTCTATATTATGATGATAGCGAACTAATCCAGACTGTTTTAATTTTTCTAAATCAGACTTAGGCAATGCCCCTAAAGATCCACAAACAGTAATATCAAAATTATCTTTTATCTCAACGATACTTGAAATTATCACCGCTAGCTCTTCGGCTGTTAAGCGATTACCGCTGGTAACAATTCCAAACTTTTTAGCTCCAATAGCCTTAGCCGCTTTAGCTGCGGCTATGATTTCTTGTTTAGTTTTAAGTGGATAAGTAGAAATATCAATTCGATGCTTATGAGATTGGGCGCAAAACTTACAGTCTTCGCCACAAGATCCGGATTTAGCGTTTAAAATCGAACAAAGCTCTAGCTCTTGACCCAAAAACTTTTGCCTGATTTTATTGGCTTGAATAAGTAATTCGGAAAGCGGTGATTGCAATAGGCTTAAATCTTCTTTTCCCACTAACTATCATTATATTAAGGCTAATTTATTTGTCAACCAAATTAGATAGTTAGTTTACAATTACTTTTATAATATCCCCGGCTGAAACCTTAGTGATAAGCCCATTATTGCTACGCAAAAGTAAATAGCCCTTTTCATCAATTCCTTGGGCTTCTCCTTCAATCATCCGGTCAAAAATCTTAACCCTTATGCGTTTGCCCCAAAGAACACAAAATTTACTCCATTCTTTAAGCAAACTAGAAAAACTGTCTTTTTTGGCCTCTCTGTAGCAAGTTTCAATTTCTCCAAGTATGGCTCTAGCAATTTCGACCCGCTTAAACTTCTTTCTAGTATTAAGAAGTAATGAGGTTGCTTCCGGCGGTAAATCTTTTGAGTTAATATTTACTCCTACTCCAACTACTATAAAATTCACTCTATCGGTCTCAGCGTTAATCTCACAAAGTACTCCACCTAACTTTTTACCCGCAAGAATAATATCATTGGGCCATTTAACTTGACAATTAATGCCGGTGGCTTTCTTAATGGCCTTGATTACAGCTAAGGCAATAACCAAACTAATTTGTGAAACATCGCCCAAAAGAAAAAAACTCGGCCTCAACAACAAAGAAAAGTAAATTCCCCCTGATGGAGAGATCCATTTACGCATCAGGCGGCCTTTTCCTTTTTTTTGAGTTTCAGCAAATACAACTGTTCCCTCCGGTGCTCCATCTAAACCGAGCTCTCGACCAAAATCTTGAGTAGAACCTAAGCTATCATAGTAATGAATTTGTCTGGCTATGAGCTTTGTCTTTAGATTATGCTTTATCTCTTCAGGATAGAATTTATCCGGCACTGAAACTAAACTATAACCTCGATGAGGTACAGCTGTAATTTCATAACCTTTTTCAGTAAGATTTAAGATGTGTTTCCAGAGAGCCTGACGACTAATCTTTAACTTTTTGGCTAGTTCTTCCCCAGAAGAGTAGCCGGATCCACCCCTTAAAGCTTCTAATATTGCATAGTCTAGATTTTTGTTGCTAGTTTTCATCTAAGAGGCTATGAACGAATCATAGTTAAAATCATCTTAAACTTGGTTAAAGCGCGCAGAGCGTGGGGTTTATTGGCCGGCATAATAATAATTTGACCTTTGTTCAAAATGTGCGGTTCATTAGAAATCATAACTTCAACTTCACCATCAATAACACCAACCAAAGCATCGAAAGGAGCAGTATGCTCACTTAAACCTTGGTCTTTATCAAAGGCAAACACAGTAACTGTTCCGGTCTCACCTTTAATTAAAGTACGACTGACCACTGAACCTTCTTGGTATTCAATTAACTCGCTTAAGCGGGTTACTTTTCCCAGTAAAGCCTTCTCAACTGAAACTGATTTATTATCCATTGAGCCTCTCCTAAAATAATTAATAAACTATTATGAATACAAGGTAGGCAGTTTAACGTCTTACCCGGGACATCTTAGAACAACCTTCTTTGCAATGCGTAACTGGACGCAGCATAAATTTGATTATAATATTCATATCTCACCTCCTCAATTATTATCTAATTCCCAAAATGCTTCTTTAAATATTGTTCTAGAAGAGCCGTGGCTTCATCTTTACATTGACCACAGACTGTACCAAGTTTTGTTTTCTCTTGCAACTCATAGTAGCTACGGGTACCTTCTAAAACAGCCTGTTCGATCTCAATGTCAGTAACATTCATACATTGACAGATAATCTTAGCTTTTTCTTTTTCGATTTTATCAACCAATCCCTGGCGCTGATAGTAGTCACTGATTGCAGCTCTCAAAGCCTTATCGCCTAAAACCGAACAGTGTATTTTATGTTCCGGTAAACCGCCAAGTTCCTTAGCAATATCCTTAGGTGAAAGTTCAGAGGCCTGATCTAAAGTCATTCCCTTGGCCATCTCTGACAAAATTGAAGTTGAGGCAATAGCACTAGCGCAGCCATAAGTCTTCCACTTACAATCAATAATTTTATTAGTTTCCTTGTCAACCTTAATGACCACAACCATCTGATCGCCACACTTTATGTTTCCGACTATGCCTTTGCCGTCTGCCTGATAAGCAGCTTCATCTTCTAAAACATTTTTAGGATTAGTAAAATGTGCCTTTAACTTCTCACTATATACCCATTCTGGA harbors:
- the bioB gene encoding biotin synthase BioB, translating into MQSPLSELLIQANKIRQKFLGQELELCSILNAKSGSCGEDCKFCAQSHKHRIDISTYPLKTKQEIIAAAKAAKAIGAKKFGIVTSGNRLTAEELAVIISSIVEIKDNFDITVCGSLGALPKSDLEKLKQSGLVRYHHNIETSENFYPRIVSTHSFKERVDTIKAAKEVGLEVCSGGIVGMGESWQDRFDMAYILKELNADSVPINFLVPIKGTPLESIKPITYEDAIRTICIFRIILKDKIIKIAAGRETILKDHQSQGFMAGANGMLIGGYLTVKGQKPKEDYKLIKQIEDLWRK
- a CDS encoding biotin--[acetyl-CoA-carboxylase] ligase; this encodes MKTSNKNLDYAILEALRGGSGYSSGEELAKKLKISRQALWKHILNLTEKGYEITAVPHRGYSLVSVPDKFYPEEIKHNLKTKLIARQIHYYDSLGSTQDFGRELGLDGAPEGTVVFAETQKKGKGRLMRKWISPSGGIYFSLLLRPSFFLLGDVSQISLVIALAVIKAIKKATGINCQVKWPNDIILAGKKLGGVLCEINAETDRVNFIVVGVGVNINSKDLPPEATSLLLNTRKKFKRVEIARAILGEIETCYREAKKDSFSSLLKEWSKFCVLWGKRIRVKIFDRMIEGEAQGIDEKGYLLLRSNNGLITKVSAGDIIKVIVN
- a CDS encoding transcriptional repressor, which translates into the protein MDLLLKHNIRSTQARAEIAKLIFSLRKRHFSAEDVLRNLRRKNSKASRASTFRTLKLFYEKGILEAIDLGKGFKIYEVSGNDKHHDHLYCLRCGKIIEFEDKNIEKLQDQACRKKSFKAFKHTLRIVGICKECK
- a CDS encoding iron-sulfur cluster assembly scaffold protein, which translates into the protein MMTNPEWVYSEKLKAHFTNPKNVLEDEAAYQADGKGIVGNIKCGDQMVVVIKVDKETNKIIDCKWKTYGCASAIASTSILSEMAKGMTLDQASELSPKDIAKELGGLPEHKIHCSVLGDKALRAAISDYYQRQGLVDKIEKEKAKIICQCMNVTDIEIEQAVLEGTRSYYELQEKTKLGTVCGQCKDEATALLEQYLKKHFGN
- a CDS encoding ferrous iron transport protein A → MLNLVELKDGQAAKVVSIDGGKNSQEKLKNLGLREGVIVKKIRGMFTHGPIIVKAGQTEIALGRGLAVKVIVGEL
- the bioC gene encoding malonyl-ACP O-methyltransferase BioC; its protein translation is MINKEIVRRNFSRYAKVYDCYSTVQGLSGLKLIKIAEAKKFNKILDIGCGTGNYTSLLKECFPKAQIKAIDISKEMVGVSKTKLRSKDIEFITADAETTDFNEEFDLISSNATFQWFDNLARVLKKYTKFLKDEGLILFSTFGPNTFCELQSSLKEFSQNSSPLPAANFPDKEKIDSFLEASLRKVKIEEETYKESHGSLKELLEKIKYTGVRGSSRQGFWTKSKIAAIEKIYLAKFNKINVTYQVYFCRGVK
- a CDS encoding cation:proton antiporter, which encodes MLFLLGLALFGGTIGGRLFQKLKIPQVVGYIAIGLAIGESGLGMVDQSVVSALQPFNYFALGLIGFMVGGELKKEVFSKYGRQMMTILFCEGIGPFLLVSLLIGFAGLFLFGDWRMSFAMALLFGAIASATDPATTTEVLREYKTRGPLTRSILAIVALDDGLALLLFVIASSIAGALIGKVNTTFWTAFLWPLYEVGGAIMVGCLSGLGLISILKKYSEEARLLAFSVGIVLLVAGLSLAIHVDMLLAVMTLGVIATNYSPRKSKDVFKLVGAFTPPIYVLFFVLVGAKLNLGQMVPSTVLLVGIYVVGTMLGKTFGARFGARISGAPKTVQRYLPLGLFSQAGVAIGLSILAAQYFPGDIGNTIVIVITGTTFILQLVGPALTKLAMIKAKEVGLNISEEDLMDKTLAAEVMDKNPPLIYKNTPLAEILNIFSASDNSHYPVVDKNKKLLGIISIDNIRNIFMATGLNDLLLAVDFMEPPVDSVRPESLLLSVKELIDRYNLEYVPVTNNAGVMEGFIERRSLKKFISTKVIELQRQVDSLENAS
- the bioD gene encoding dethiobiotin synthase; translated protein: MNGIFVTGTDTGVGKTIVTSLLARFLKEKSYRVATQKWIETGCRNLNKPCPLTRTYRFKFPASPHLAARSEKRSIQEVKIKRSFKLLAKNFDFVIVEGIGGALVPFSKKRLVIDIAKDLNLPTIVVVANKLGAINHTLLTIEAIRKRKMKIIGLVFNNLKPKENKIVVKDNPQIVKAISQEKILGILPYSRSKNFLYKKFIPIGKKLI
- a CDS encoding alpha/beta hydrolase gives rise to the protein MMSFQSTDSFKYIDRGSRELMVLVPGWASDYRIFDSLDLNFNYLIPFFCSPFDFERKLLKVIRDNKISRLSFFGWSLGGLLAANFSAKFPQIVDKLILVGIRNKYPAIQLAEIRNFLKRSKKGYLSRFYSQCFSNQKTSLKFRKGLMKDYLKDLDLSFLLEGLNYLEQTEIDVSGLRVLNQVVIIQGENDKIVPLAEVKDIKDNLPQAEFILVKGAGHAVFLEKDVAGYL
- a CDS encoding cupin domain-containing protein, with translation MDNKSVSVEKALLGKVTRLSELIEYQEGSVVSRTLIKGETGTVTVFAFDKDQGLSEHTAPFDALVGVIDGEVEVMISNEPHILNKGQIIIMPANKPHALRALTKFKMILTMIRS
- the bioF gene encoding 8-amino-7-oxononanoate synthase; this translates as MEKIEDFFKIQKDNNLLRTLSPASLRLKGTIWIDSREYVDFSSNDYLGLSSHPKLKVASKKALDQFGTGSSASRLLSGDLEIFHQLEERLAVFKGKPAALVFNSGYQANLGIVSALWGRGDVIFSDRLSHASIIDGISLSGAKLFRFQHNDLDHLKMLLKKERNKFKAAAIITETVFSMDGDKANISEIVILKDKYNCKLMVDEAHATGIFGQNGSGLVEEYNLADRVDLIMGTFSKALGSFGAYLACSEKVKQYLINKCRSFIYSTALPASVIASNLASLDLVATEPFRRKTLLDNADYFYNQLKKQGLELRGASQIIPWIVGDSQRSVKISQELKSRGYWVLPIRPPTVPKNEARLRFSLTSEHKKQILDKLINDVISINRQF
- the bioA gene encoding adenosylmethionine--8-amino-7-oxononanoate transaminase, whose product is MNHWIKKDSKYIWHPYTQMKDCRKYPPILIARAKGVKLYDVKGKSYYDTISSWWCNIHGHNHPKINSAITKQLKFLDHTLFAGFTHRSAIELAEKLVSITSSNLTKVFYSDNGSTAVEVALKISFQYWQNLGKINKTKFISLDHGYHGDTIGAMSVGGVDLFNQMFKPLFFKSFKVPSPYCYRCPLNKERSTCNMECANTLEQLLKKKSREVAAIILEPLVMAAGGMIIYPEQYLKKVSRLAKKYKVHLILDEVATGFGRTGKMFACEHTKTKPDFICLSKGITSGYLPLAITLTTEKIFKAFCADYEKKKTFYHGHTYTANPIACSAALASLALFKQERTLERVNQLLPEFHKGLENFRELKLVGDLRYKGMIGALELVKNKKTKKQFSFKERIGLKIYREGLRQGVILRPLGNIVYFYLPLSIKISDLRNILKKTYRIIKCL
- a CDS encoding ferrous iron transporter B; amino-acid sequence: MKVVLIGNPNVGKSVIFSRLTGTKVIASNYPGTTVTFTKGTMKFFNIEAEIIDTPGTYSLKPTSKAEKVSVELLKEADLIINIIDATNLERNLYLTLELIRKTDTPMQVVLNMWDETKHKGIEINKVKLEKLLGVPVVATCALSGEGIKDLVQRIDQASTSPLKKVKNPIWVEIGDLVSQVQKLTHRHHSFLDILQDLSIKPPFSFFIAGFIVFLSFLIIRFLGEGLINYVFNPFFNNIYTPLIMKLSLLLKEGSFLHDIFIGNLIEGSIDYGVSFGILTTGLYVPVAMVLPYIFSFYLILGVLEDWGYLPRLAILGDRIFHRLGLHGYAIVPMILGLGCNVPGALATRLFEERREKFISATLLAIAVPCMAQTAMIINILGRFGGQYIAIVLGTLFCLWLILGWLLNAFTKGISPEILLEIPPYRRPHLVGVLKKLWIRISGFLREALPLVLLGILVVNVLFFLKIIDFLAVILSPLVTRLWGLPKEAIGALVIGFLRKDVAVGMLRPLDLSLRQLIVGSTVLAVYFPCIATFVVLIKELGIKDMLKSVCIMLIVAVLVGFGLNVILSLSGV